The Ziziphus jujuba cultivar Dongzao chromosome 5, ASM3175591v1 genome segment TCCCGGCTGGTGCATTTTTTGAAAAGGAAGCCTGCCATGCATCTAtcacttctttttttaatttatatatttatttttcgaGTGGCAGCGCAGCCAATGCTGtaaaaaccaccaaaaaaatatatatatatatatatcatcaccACATCCTCATACCCGTTCTGTTAGCTTATCCCATATAGTCAGAATGCCGTTTGTCTCCCATTACCGGCACAAAATCGGCGACAAACACAAGCAcaacaaaaatgttaaaacatATTTcgtaaaaacaaaaactacgTTAAACCGTTGGTTGGTCAATCAAAGTAAGTACGCCAAAGGACGGGGACCACAGCGAACGACACTTCGACTTCAATGGAGAGCGTACTaaacttaataatttttctttgaaacgaggggaaaaaaaaaataaaaatgcttagATAGAGAGGAATCGGATTCTTTGTTGGGAGACAAAAGTAGCTGTACCTAACAAGCAACACCACTAAACTCAGAGTCACTAATAGAAAGGGAAGTGAAAACAACAGACAGCGCCATGTCTGCTTTGCAACACATGTCAAGCTTGAAGacccataaaaaaattttaacaaaaaaaactcatttaagATCATCAGATAGACCAATAATAAGATTCTGCACAACCAAATTCCTTAATACCAATGGCAGATCAGATTGAGTTTTCTCACTCATTACTGCTTAAAAGTTTCTTCATTCCTTTCATaagttatgtttattattatttacgaAGGTTATGTTTTGGCCGTTCCAACAGCTTTCGAGTTTTGATATCGTCCAAACATTTCAGCATATAACCCTGACCACTTGCTTGCACTATCTGAGATCATGATTCGAAATCCAAATAACTCCGTTGGTTTATCAAATACCACTGGGCCTTACAGCAATAAAATAAGCCGAATCAAATCGGCTGTCACATAAAATACCAATCAAAAACTGAAAAACCAAGACAAGCAGGAAGGCAAAGGTAATTTTGTcccaaaatcaaattaagtcAACAAACATAACATAAACACTCTTAACAAGCAAATCCCGAAGCTAAAGAAGTAGCTCCAATGGATCAGTTACTGTAGCTACAAACAATGCCAAcaacaaatacaataaaacctGGGATATGTTTTAGACAACGCAAGCCTTCAGACATACTTTACCATTTTAACAAATATTGCTATTAAACATTAGCATAATGCATTCTACAGCCACATTGTAGTGAGGGGCGGAACTTGTATTGTTTCTATACTTGAATTGAAGAAATAGCATTTCTATAGATGAGAATTGGCACCAACATTTAGGTTTTAGCAGAGGAGTTGCTATTTACATGTCTAgttattagagagagagagagagaggggggaaggggaaacaaacaaacaaacaaaccaagCAGAAACTAATAGATTAAAAAGTACGTGCAACAATTTAAACAAAACAGTGCAAATAATGAAGCCCAACCACAAAAACTCAACCtgatgtaaataattaatatctgTTCCTCTTAAACTTTAAATGCAAAATTTATCCTAGATGTCAATAACTTCACATTTACTTTAGACTAACAGCTAACGGTAACAACATTTGACCTAACAATTAACATccatgaaattaatttatttgtaaaaatcaAACCGGTAACCTCTAAAGGGCGAGGTCATGAGACCCTCAATGGCAGACAACCATCTATCCATGATATCCTAATATATCCATTCTAACCAATTATTGCCCCATCTAATCACGACAAAAATGAAAGAGCAAAAAGGCTAACACAGAAAAATGTTTTTGAGTTATgaataaaaaacacaaaaatgaagaatGGAAGAGAGAGGGTCAGAGGAAAAATGACTAACATACACATCACATCAGCCACATCCTCTTCACCTGGAACAAACTTAAGAAACCACCCAAAATCTTCTTCAACAGTGAAGAAAGATTTAATCCTTGAGAAAAATGCTACCATTGTGTAAAAATACTTGGAACAGCAATACACAAATACATATAACACATTATAAGAGCACCAAGCGAAatgatatgatatatataatcaaaacaaACACCACAAGCAAAAATCAGTTAAAtgtacaacaaaagcatcaaaCAAATAGGACATGAAAGAAGTAAGAATATTAAAAGCATTCAAATCATTGAGAATAGCTGCCCTAGAAACCATTGAACCACTTAACTAAATAATTAGACTTCAAGAAATTACAAAGAGAAGTAAATCTCCCATCTATAACTTTTTGGTtacaaaatggaaaaacaagGAGACAAAGGGAGCAGCAATATATTTCTcaaaagaaatgataaaaagaaaagataccAATTAACATTTAACGACCAAACCATTACTATGGAATGATCCAATATTGTGACACCCTAGATGACTAAGCTATTCTTTAAGTCATTTCCTACTCGTCATCATCCTCCTGCAGAAAGCAAGTAGCAATATCGTTAACCAAATGCTAAAACACTTTTAAGAAAGCACCATATAGAATAGTACGAACAATAAAACCAACCTCTCCGCTGCCTTCAtcatctccttcatcttcatcattcacTTCAGACATTGACTTCTCAGACCCTTCTTCCTCCTCAGCTGCATTAGGTCCTTCAGCCTAGTGATATAACATTAGATAAACAAGTTATGGAAAGTCTGAACAATATGCAACCAaagatagaaaatatatatatatatatatatatatttcaggaAAATAAAAACCTGTCTCTTGTTATAAGCCTTCATGTTCTTTTCATACTCAACCTTCCGCTTCTCTGCCTTTGCTACATATGGTGCCTTTTCCTGGAGATTTTTATTTAACTTGAAAAAATTAATCCATCAATTCGCAAGGACTTAAAGAATCTGATGCAAGTAATACTCACAGCGTCAGACATGGACTTCCATtttgccccagcagcttttccAACCTGATATTTTATGCATAACATGTTACTACATTAAAACACAAATGATACTGACTACGAGGCAATTTGATCGAACGTATATAAACTTACAGCAGAGACAGCTTTATTTTCAGGATTTTCCTTATTGAACTGCTTCCTGAACTCTTCCCTTTAATCATGATAAGCACAAAGCATAGACACACAAACTCCGTTAGAAGGTCCTATATTTCACGGGGAAAAAAATTACTGCATAAATGCTTCCATATTTCTATGATTTATCGCAGAGTCTGCTGTGGGCGATTTCGACAGtcaatttcaaggaaaataagaATACCAAAATTTACAGATTAAGGAggaaaatagttaaaaatacatatttggattttcctttttttaaatttcgggAACTTAGTCTGCTTTACTATTCCTATTCACACCTATTCCACGAACATTTCCCATCGAAAATTCAACACAACAACGAAAACCAAAAGTATTTACATGAAAACGAAGAAAGCGCTGGCTGGCCTCTTAGGCTTGTTCGGGTCCTTCGCCTTCTTACTCGATTTTCTCCCAGCTTTTGTGGTTGCTCCACCCTTCACAGAAAGCCTGTCACCATACAATAatcgatttatatatatatatatatatataaacacaaaatCAATATGCGTATTCTTAGATCTGAGTCCATATCGACCGCTAATCCAAGCCTTAAACAATATATGAAGTAAAAGTTTTACGCAAAAATAAGACTTACTTGGTGTCGGCTTTCTTCGAATTGGATTTACCCCCTTTCATGATGAAACCTGCGACTTAAGATCGGACCAATCAcatattatatcaaaaaattGACCATACCACAAGAAATTTTCTCGAAATTCGATGGTTTGGAGTGGAATTACCTGCTTGATGAACCTGGGCTAGGGTTCAgatttagggttagggtttcagcgcaggagagagagagagagagcgatgCGAGAGGAATGAGATGGGAAGGGAAGAGAGTTATGACACCAAAACGCggagatattattattattattattattattatgattttagctaaattgaaattcaattgCTCACGAAATGAAAATGGGTTTGGGCGGGATTCTAAATTTCATGCCAGGTCAGCGATCCATGCGCTTTCATTTTATTGGCTGCGTGAGACTTaagctttttctctctctttctgttgTGTTTCCCTTTGTGTTTGTTCTTGTTTCACCATCCTACTTTTCCCTTCCCAATTTCTAcggtttcccttttttttttttttttttttttttagcttcgaCGACATAAATTCCTTGCTCACTGAAACTCAAGTATGAAAttctgtccttttttttttcctttttttctttagcACGGAATTATGtctcttattatattttttttcctttgatgtgaaaaacaaaatatttcctAAATCCTAAGGGACTAATTTGGTAGTTCCTTTACAAATTTTCATAtgttatttcataaataattattacttcataattatgtgaaattattttaaaaatggaagATTGATAATCAAAAAATTCATAGtggatattatttaatataaagaatacgctttttatgttataaaataaagcaatttcATATTAAACTCCCATTTTCATTGATAACATATTTTGATTGTGTTCAATTGTGTTAAAGTTACACTATGTTGAtactcgtttttttttttttttttttttttgggcattaaTGGGATTAGAGTGTGTTTGAACAAACTTATATGCATTTCTCccttaacaattttaaaagcaCACTCCTTTATATCGATCTAATGCATTTAGAAGTTGCAAAACTCTCAAGTGCTTCCACAATAATCGAACCCCAGTTGAAAGTTATATGTTCAACACTATTTGAGAGCAAAGAGTTagatttcaatattttcatcccCTTCGTTGCAAATTGGTCAATGTGTTTTTGGGGGCATACGTGTTTATGATTGAACCTGTAAAAGAGAAGACGAGTAAGAGTTACTGCGCACCGTTGTGGTACCATTGTGATAACGCTCAAACGCTCAAGTCAATTTCATCGTTCAACTAAAATGCTCCATGATAGTTTCAtgaatttctaaaataataaaggaTAATATTAACTACGAGTTAGTCATTCCTGAATATGGGTTGGCTTTATATAATGACATTGATAAATTTGGTAGCTTTAATCGTATTTTAGTTACCTTGATCTGGATTCATTGAAATCATTCCATACATTTACTCTAATTGTTCGACAATCAGTTatactaatattatttaatatatattatatattgctTTGAAATGTTAGGAAGATAATTATCATTTAGTATCCATAGACATGATAAGTATTAAAATTTGCTACTTATCCTACTAAGAATATATCCATTAGTGAATATGGTTTActttttatatcatataaaaattaatattgtttaaatttatattatataagtttataaaaaatttaaatttattttctaatgaCAATATGAATGGTTATTTATGACTATTTAatgattacatatattttatttatttttttaaattgatttttcaagaaaaatataacaatgtttagcaaaatttttaaaagtaaagagTCATCTAgacaatgtcttttttttttcttttttttctttttttaaccataTATGTCAATTTAAATAGGCTCATTGaaaaggtttttctttttagctATCTATTTTTCTCATGCATCTTATGCAGTGAAAAATATAGGTAATAAATAGAGCCATTAAATATACTTTAAAGTTTAGTATTCAATTGGAATGGTTTCCATTCTATGACATATTACTTAGTATTCGTGAcgtatttataatatattttctacaaaacaattatattatatataataattatatagttaggatatgttgattttataaggtgaaatatagttttaaaaaattaaactaaaatgaaaatgattaaaaaaaattaaaaattctaatAGGACGGGATGTTTGttaaatataagataaattagTTTTGCAATTCCATCTACAGATTCTACACTCCATACAATCCtcaaaaattgtaatttatcaaattatcctttttttattttttatttttcacttattgaaattttgttttctattaaCATTAATCACAGATCCACCAACAGATAAAAGCTGTCAACAGCATACCATCAGAGTAGCAGTAACTTGTCGACTACACTATGGTCCTCTATTGCAGATGGTTTTaggattttcatttttcaagaaATAATTCTTTAAACGTCTAGTATTTctgaaataaaatccaaaatatttttcttattatttgctTTTGGATCTAGATATATACTACTTCATACAATTCCACAATTATTTTGACCTTTCACTTTTGGTCGcagaacaaataaaataaaataaaataaaaagttagataagttttatatgaaatttggattttatgtAAGGTGGTTATTTCATTGGAATTAAAAtgagagaaaagaaattaaaatttttattaaacttGATATAAAAGAGTAAAGTAGTTAAAACCAGTGTTctaaaaaggggaaaaagataTCGTTTAGGCGTGATGCTTTTAGATAACATCTTGTATAGtaacaagatttaaaaaa includes the following:
- the LOC107419776 gene encoding HMG1/2-like protein, with translation MKGGKSNSKKADTKLSVKGGATTKAGRKSSKKAKDPNKPKRPASAFFVFMEEFRKQFNKENPENKAVSAVGKAAGAKWKSMSDAEKAPYVAKAEKRKVEYEKNMKAYNKRQAEGPNAAEEEEGSEKSMSEVNDEDEGDDEGSGEEDDDE